The Verrucomicrobiia bacterium genome contains a region encoding:
- a CDS encoding hybrid sensor histidine kinase/response regulator — protein MPAPLTSSALLAPSEPTVQPRRKGTLLIVDDEEGPRQSLRVIFKDDYHLLIANDGPTAVQIVQQNRVDVAVLDIRMNGMSGIEVLERLKYVEPGIEVVMMTAFETTDTMRQALRLRACDYINKPFDVPTMRAAVANAMQRRTLEGEIHNNAEQLQELLAELQDHKIEEQMAHTRGEIYASIIHDINGPLTVISGFVQLLNQRIGNATQLELQDLEFIKDRLKTITRQVTNCIEISRRYLGFLRRHQDDAPRVGVNQLLADLGHLVRVHPSRQNHPFAVHPLAEDIAVRMNGTDVIQVLLNLAVNAFQCAPQQHSVEIEGRVLARPLDLATFKDGPQDRLLNVENFNNTAPLLALIVRDAGPGIPPELLPKIFQPYFSTKGARQGTGLGLNIVQRLTKEAQGALHLHTELGVGTTFSIYLPAVSLAIESQGNSHSPASPSINGSAPP, from the coding sequence ATGCCGGCCCCTTTGACAAGCAGCGCGCTGCTGGCGCCGAGCGAGCCAACGGTTCAGCCCCGGCGCAAGGGGACCCTCCTGATTGTCGATGACGAAGAAGGGCCGCGGCAGTCGCTGCGGGTGATTTTCAAAGATGATTACCATTTGTTGATAGCCAATGACGGCCCGACAGCGGTGCAGATAGTCCAGCAGAACCGGGTGGATGTGGCGGTGCTGGACATCCGGATGAATGGGATGTCAGGCATCGAGGTGCTGGAACGCTTGAAGTATGTCGAGCCGGGCATCGAGGTGGTGATGATGACCGCTTTCGAAACCACCGATACGATGCGCCAGGCCCTGCGGCTGAGGGCATGCGATTACATCAACAAACCCTTCGATGTGCCCACCATGCGCGCGGCCGTGGCCAACGCGATGCAGCGGCGCACCCTTGAAGGGGAGATTCATAACAATGCCGAGCAGCTCCAGGAATTGCTGGCGGAATTGCAGGACCACAAAATCGAGGAGCAGATGGCCCATACCCGGGGAGAGATTTACGCCAGCATCATCCATGACATTAACGGGCCGCTCACAGTGATTTCGGGGTTCGTTCAGCTTCTCAACCAGCGAATCGGCAACGCCACCCAGCTCGAACTGCAGGACCTGGAGTTCATCAAGGACCGCCTCAAGACTATCACACGGCAGGTGACCAACTGCATCGAGATTTCGCGGCGGTATTTGGGATTTCTACGGCGGCACCAGGACGACGCCCCGCGCGTTGGGGTTAATCAGCTCCTGGCGGACCTTGGCCACCTCGTGCGCGTGCATCCCAGCCGGCAGAATCATCCATTCGCCGTTCACCCGCTGGCCGAAGACATCGCCGTGCGCATGAATGGGACCGACGTCATCCAGGTGCTGCTGAATCTGGCCGTCAATGCCTTCCAGTGCGCCCCCCAGCAACACTCTGTAGAAATCGAAGGCAGGGTCCTGGCCCGCCCGCTGGACCTCGCCACCTTTAAGGATGGGCCGCAGGACCGGCTTCTGAATGTCGAGAATTTTAACAATACCGCGCCGCTGTTGGCGTTAATCGTGCGGGATGCGGGTCCGGGCATTCCCCCGGAGCTGTTGCCGAAGATTTTCCAACCCTATTTCTCGACTAAGGGGGCCCGGCAGGGGACCGGCCTGGGACTGAACATTGTCCAACGCCTGACAAAAGAAGCGCAAGGCGCGCTCCACCTGCACACCGAGCTTGGGGTCGGCACCACCTTTTCCATCTATTTGCCCGCCGTGTCACTCGCAATCGAGAGCCAGGGCAATTCTCACAGCCCGGCCTCGCCCTCAATTAACGGCTCAGCTCCCCCTTAA
- the recG gene encoding ATP-dependent DNA helicase RecG, with amino-acid sequence MTVASSTVSPLKRPVTSLFGVGPERAGQLARLEVRTIEDLLLHRPLRYEDRQHLRRIAELEKGSPAITHGKIVAMGTKWYKQHSKSIFEIILDDGSARLHCRWWNLLYMEKYFKPGDEVLVFGRPVSLKPRTIDHAETEVLEGGEESFIHLNRITPVYPLTEGLPQRWLRAMVWRTLQAFETRIDEPWPQLNLAAPAKAASSAPDPRARMLAANSAAIMSFPSRARAIRMLHFPEAPGEPEIARRRLALDEFIELQRRIQLRRRNFEANAQSLPCSGDNHLIKPFLARLGFTLTASQTKVLRELRKDMSGAHPMRRLLQGDVGSGKTVVAACCALMALESGYSAALMAPTEILAEQHFLTFSDWLRPLGVRVGLRTASRKTEALAPAREAANPNAKSSTPLSLTIGTHALIQPGFMAENLGLVIIDEQHRFGVVQREEFVRKGRYPHLLVMTATPIPRTLGLTLYGDLDSSRIDELPPGRGRIKTFVRGADTLPKVWDFVRGKLAEGRQAYVICPRVEDGGVNEVKAVTKEFDALRQRLAPFHLGLLHGRLATGEKEDVMRRFRANQVQALLATTLIEVGVDVPNATLMVIENAEQFGLAQLHQLRGRIGRGTHDSFCVLVARAGSKESRRRLRVLEATTDGFEIAEADLKLRGPGELLGQEQSGAPRFRFGNLAEDLRLIEQARQLATETIETEGR; translated from the coding sequence ATGACTGTTGCCAGTTCTACTGTCTCGCCCTTGAAACGCCCGGTGACGAGTCTATTTGGGGTTGGGCCCGAACGAGCCGGCCAGTTGGCGCGCCTGGAAGTCCGGACAATCGAGGATTTGCTCCTGCACCGGCCCCTGCGGTATGAAGACCGGCAACATCTGCGCCGAATCGCCGAACTGGAAAAGGGCAGCCCGGCGATTACCCACGGCAAGATCGTCGCCATGGGCACTAAATGGTACAAGCAGCACTCCAAATCCATTTTCGAGATAATCCTCGATGACGGTTCGGCGCGCCTGCATTGCCGGTGGTGGAACTTGCTGTACATGGAAAAATACTTCAAACCCGGTGATGAAGTGCTCGTGTTCGGCAGACCAGTCTCGCTCAAGCCACGCACCATCGACCATGCGGAAACTGAAGTTCTCGAAGGAGGCGAGGAGAGCTTCATTCATCTCAACCGCATCACGCCGGTTTATCCGCTGACCGAAGGTCTGCCGCAACGCTGGTTGCGGGCAATGGTCTGGCGCACGTTGCAGGCGTTTGAAACCCGCATCGATGAGCCCTGGCCCCAACTGAACCTTGCAGCCCCGGCCAAAGCAGCTTCGAGTGCGCCAGACCCCCGCGCGCGAATGCTCGCCGCTAATTCTGCAGCAATAATGAGTTTCCCATCGCGCGCGCGCGCCATTCGGATGTTGCACTTCCCGGAAGCCCCCGGGGAGCCTGAGATAGCCCGGCGCCGGCTGGCACTGGATGAATTCATCGAACTGCAGCGGCGCATCCAGCTTCGGCGGCGAAACTTTGAAGCCAATGCCCAGTCACTGCCTTGCAGTGGCGACAACCACCTCATCAAACCGTTTCTTGCCCGGCTCGGGTTCACGCTCACGGCTTCCCAAACGAAGGTGTTGCGCGAGTTGCGTAAAGACATGAGCGGAGCGCATCCGATGCGGCGGCTCCTGCAGGGCGACGTCGGCTCGGGCAAGACGGTGGTTGCGGCCTGCTGCGCATTGATGGCTTTGGAAAGCGGCTACAGCGCTGCGCTCATGGCCCCGACGGAGATTCTGGCCGAGCAGCATTTTCTTACCTTCAGCGACTGGCTCAGGCCACTGGGGGTGCGCGTGGGACTTCGCACCGCAAGCCGCAAAACCGAAGCGCTGGCCCCAGCGCGAGAGGCTGCAAACCCCAACGCAAAATCATCCACTCCCCTGTCTCTGACCATCGGCACGCATGCGTTGATACAGCCGGGGTTCATGGCCGAGAACCTCGGGCTTGTCATCATCGATGAGCAGCACCGGTTCGGCGTGGTCCAGCGCGAAGAGTTCGTGCGCAAAGGGCGCTACCCCCATTTGCTGGTGATGACCGCCACACCCATCCCGCGCACGCTCGGCCTCACCCTTTACGGGGACCTGGACAGCTCGCGCATCGATGAACTGCCGCCCGGTCGAGGCCGCATCAAGACCTTCGTGCGCGGCGCCGATACGCTGCCCAAGGTTTGGGATTTTGTCCGGGGCAAATTGGCCGAAGGCCGGCAGGCCTATGTCATCTGCCCCCGTGTTGAAGACGGCGGAGTTAACGAGGTAAAGGCTGTCACGAAAGAATTCGACGCCCTGCGCCAACGGCTCGCCCCGTTTCACCTCGGCCTGCTCCATGGCCGGCTGGCCACGGGCGAGAAAGAGGACGTGATGAGGCGGTTCCGGGCCAACCAGGTCCAGGCCCTGCTCGCGACGACTCTGATCGAGGTCGGGGTCGATGTGCCTAACGCCACGCTGATGGTGATTGAAAACGCCGAGCAGTTCGGCCTGGCCCAACTGCACCAACTCCGCGGACGCATTGGCCGCGGGACGCATGATTCGTTTTGCGTCCTTGTGGCGCGGGCTGGGAGCAAAGAATCCCGGCGCCGCTTGCGCGTGCTCGAGGCCACTACCGATGGATTCGAGATCGCGGAGGCGGACTTGAAACTGCGCGGGCCAGGCGAGTTGCTGGGCCAGGAGCAGAGCGGCGCGCCCCGATTTCGTTTTGGGAATCTGGCTGAGGATTTGAGGCTGATCGAGCAGGCCCGGCAACTGGCGACGGAAACTATAGAAACTGAGGGGCGTTGA